A stretch of DNA from Sugiyamaella lignohabitans strain CBS 10342 chromosome B, complete sequence:
GCTCGTCATTGTGCACATAGATAGTTTGTCGACGGGCctgctgctcttggtaGTTGTCTTCAATCATGCGTCTCTTTTCAATGAGTTTCCTTGTAATCACTTCGAAAACCTCTTCCACACCCTCGTCATCTTTTGCACTGATTTCGTGACATGCTTCGGATCCGTCGAAtccatcttcaccaccactgctgAGATATTTCGATGCATATGCAACACATGTTTCAAATGGGACTTCTCGTTTAGACGGGTCTGCATTGACTAGATCCAGTTTTGTTCCTACGATATGAATCATGAGTCCAGAATCGACATTCTCTTTCAGCTCTAATAGCCATGAATGCATGGCTTTAAAAGAGGCCTCGGAAGTAATATCGTAACATAAGATACCACAGGTAGCTGATCTGTAGTACATAGGTGCCATAGATCTGAATCTTTCCTGGCCAGCTGTATCCCAAATTTGTAGTCTTACAACGTAATCATCAATCATTACCTTTTTTGCAAGAAATGAGGCCCCAATAGTTGACGCATTTCCTTGCTGAAATGTGTTTCGTACGTATCGTACTACGAATGACGTCTTTCCCACACCTTGTGAGCCTAGAAGTACTATTTTGGCGTCTAAACTCATTGTAGATAGATGTGATGTTATGTGGATTTGATACAATCGCAGCGTATATTCTTAATCACCTTTTGTCGTTATAGTCGgtataatataataataatggtCAGGAGTCTGTACTGGAATTGAAATGGTTGATAGTTGTTAAGCTTTATGCTAATGCTGGTGGGATGTTACTGTCGAGCTCTCTTCGCTACTGATAAGTATTCAATGGAAATATGAGTTTGTGCAGAATAATTTCATAAATCGGAGCAATATCAactgatgataatgatatttCTCCAGTAGTCAAAAACTTCCCAattttgatgctgatgctggttaACCTGGAGTAGGGTCACAAGTCCGATAAGGCTCCGATGATGTTCAGATGACGTTCTTGATCCGATCGAGACAATAAACCTGCTATCAGGAACCAATAGAACGGATCTTAGTTTCCTAGTACAACGGCTCAATTAgatgtatttatatctGCTTGAGAGATTAAGCAGAAATCAACAGgcgattttttttcaatatctgtTCAGTTTCCAACCCAGGATCTGATCGCAAACAGGTCACTCTATGTATTCCCAATGCCAGGTCTCTTGAAATACCGTACTATTACGGCTGCTGATTCAGGTCCCAAGATGGCGAGTCTAAATATATCACCAGCTTTATCAATACCAGGAACCAATGCCAAAATGTAAGAAACTAGTAGAGTTTAGTGGTAAAGCGAAGAATAAGGTTTGGTTTAAAAGTGCAGCTATTTCAGTCTACTCCTAAACCTCTATctgcttttttcttcaattctTAGTTCGTCTATAGTCAAGACTCAGTCGACTTGTATCTAGCTCGACAGGTACTTCCTTTCCGACTCTTTCGTCAGTAATGACTACCATGGTCTGGTCGGTCGTATGTTCACGTTATATCAGTTTGTCCCTATCCGCTGAACCCTTACCCACTAACAACACACGCGTCAGGGATCTCCACATCCTACGGAGTAAAAGTAAACATCGCTTTCGTCTGTGTCGGAGATACGGAGATATGGCAGAGGCTGATCCGAACCATATCCAGTTTCTTTTCGATTTAATCTGTAGTTTATTTTCTAGCTACTTTTTCCTATCTAATTATAAATGTGAGCCGTTACAACTGAACAAATGGGGTCTTCTGCCCcatctgctggtgctgctgctagtactgctgctgcttctctgCTCCTGGTCTCTTCTATTGCCGCTACCGGATGAAACCTACCGCAGCGCGGGTACGCAAGGGGCGGAGAACCTGCAGCACCTGCACCCTACCCTGGTACATGAGTAATCAGGGGGTGAATAGGAGATGCCAGCGATGCGATGACCGTGCCACTGATTATGTCACGCCTGAGCTCGGTCGGTTGCTTGACTAACCCGTGCTATTATAATTATAATTATTTGCCTCATGGTCAAGCACCGTATCCACATGACTACTAATTCCAGATCCAGCTATATCCGACCGGATACTACCGGTGATTAAATAGCAACCTAGGACCAATCTAACCAGCGGTCTACAACGATCCGGGTTCGCTAATACACGATTCTAATCATCAAAAGAGGAGTCAACGGGATGTATAATTGAAGAGGAGCCTCATCCACTAAAGCCCGCCGGACGTCCCCGCCGGGTGTCACGAGACCGCAACTTAGACACGGCTGACCGACTGCTGCATGGTGCGACCGATAAGACACATGCAGCTAAAGAGATAACGAATATCTTGGTCATTAGagctcatcatcatatcatcggcagcagccagcatCAGATATCATCCAACAAAGACACAGTTTGGACATCTGTGACCTCATAACCAGGCATCACATCACACGGCACCTTCGAGTGAGGTGCAAACCAAGGTACAGGAAGGGATACTACTATACTTAAACAGATTAATAGCTTGTAACAGCAACCAGAGGCAACAGCACCATATCAGCGCCTGGCGTACATAAATGAACATTGACACCCGGGTGCCATGTTTTCCGAATGTAAGTAGACCTCACACTTTCATCGACATTGCTGATCACTAAAACTATCGCGGTTCTGGGAAAATGGTTCGGGAGTTGGggacttgcctccggcggctggggctctgccccagaccccgtagctcctgcttcgcaggagagtaCTGGGACCCCCGGTGttacgactcgagcgcagcgagaggagctacggggtctggggcagagccccagccgccggaggctggcCCGGATCACAACCGGTATGGGAACTAACGGGTTGAAATAGATAGGTCAAAATTTCTGACTCAGTCGCGAACATCGAGGAGCGGAAACGAAGCGCCTCTGTTTTATTCGACGGTGGAAGAGGATGGGTTTGAAGATGGGAATGAAGGGTCTAGTGCCACTGGAGACATAAAACAGTCGGTTTATGGATCTAAGAAGTGGACTTCGTCGTTTATGCCAAAGTATATTCGTGGCGACGATAGTAGTAATGGCACGCGAAGCGGCAGTGGCGCGGTGGGTGGTTCTAGGGCTGGCGGACCGTATAGAAGTAGTGGAGCACATATTGGGATCAGGAGTAGGGAACAGAgtgaagacgaagatggaGAGGCTGGTACTGATGCCGGATTCTTGGGACTGGACGATGGCGATATCAATGTAAATATGATCAGCAGTAATAGTGATGTGGGTGATTCGTTTACTGGTGGAAGTGGTACCAATAGTCATGCTGACATAGCCGGAAGTGGAAGAG
This window harbors:
- the YPT52 gene encoding Rab family GTPase YPT52 (Endosomal Rab family GTPase; required for vacuolar protein sorting, endocytosis and multivesicular body (MVB) biogenesis and sorting; required for localization of the CORVET complex to endosomes; involved in autophagy and ionic stress tolerance; similar to Vps21p and Ypt53p; mammalian Rab5 homolog; protein abundance increases in response to DNA replication stress; GO_component: GO:0005783 - endoplasmic reticulum [Evidence IEA,IEA]; GO_component: GO:0005770 - late endosome [Evidence IMP] [PMID 11872141]; GO_component: GO:0016020 - membrane [Evidence IEA]; GO_component: GO:0005886 - plasma membrane [Evidence IEA,IEA]; GO_function: GO:0005525 - GTP binding [Evidence IEA,IEA]; GO_function: GO:0003924 - GTPase activity [Evidence IDA] [PMID 11210571]; GO_function: GO:0003924 - GTPase activity [Evidence IMP] [PMID 8163546]; GO_function: GO:0000166 - nucleotide binding [Evidence IEA]; GO_process: GO:0006895 - Golgi to endosome transport [Evidence IGI,IMP] [PMID 22748138]; GO_process: GO:0006895 - Golgi to endosome transport [Evidence IGI] [PMID 23612966]; GO_process: GO:0006897 - endocytosis [Evidence IMP] [PMID 8163546]; GO_process: GO:0032511 - late endosome to vacuole transport via multivesicular body sorting pathway [Evidence IGI] [PMID 22748138]; GO_process: GO:0036258 - multivesicular body assembly [Evidence IGI] [PMID 22748138]; GO_process: GO:0036010 - protein localization to endosome [Evidence IGI] [PMID 23264632]; GO_process: GO:0006623 - protein targeting to vacuole [Evidence IMP] [PMID 8163546]; GO_process: GO:0015031 - protein transport [Evidence IEA,IEA]; GO_process: GO:0007264 - small GTPase mediated signal transduction [Evidence IEA]; GO_process: GO:0006810 - transport [Evidence IEA]) is translated as MSLDAKIVLLGSQGVGKTSFVVRYVRNTFQQGNASTIGASFLAKKVMIDDYVVRLQIWDTAGQERFRSMAPMYYRSATCGILCYDITSEASFKAMHSWLLELKENVDSGLMIHIVGTKLDLVNADPSKREVPFETCVAYASKYLSSGGEDGFDGSEACHEISAKDDEGVEEVFEVITRKLIEKRRMIEDNYQEQQARRQTIYVHNDEPEVKSGCC